In methanogenic archaeon ISO4-H5, the following are encoded in one genomic region:
- a CDS encoding short-chain dehydrogenase/reductase SDR — protein sequence MSGLAVVTGASGGIGKEIARILASEGYDLVIAARSADRLGELSEELVSAHGINVTQVPADLSTEEGRQTLFSMTQNTPDILVNNAGFGDYGIFADSPWEKQDEMIRLNILALSHITRHFLPGMISNGRGRILNVASVAAFEPGPLMSVYYASKAYVLSLSEALTVELKGTGITVTALCPGPVNTGFSKAANAEDVSIFKKSSGADAGKVAEFAVRKMHKGKPIAVYGILFKVSLVFVKILPRAVVRRLIYRIQKSRQN from the coding sequence ATGAGCGGTTTGGCGGTTGTAACCGGCGCGTCCGGAGGAATCGGGAAGGAGATTGCTAGGATCCTCGCGTCCGAGGGTTACGACCTGGTCATCGCCGCCCGTTCGGCAGACAGACTCGGAGAGCTTTCGGAGGAACTCGTCTCCGCTCACGGAATCAACGTGACGCAGGTACCTGCGGACCTTTCTACAGAGGAGGGAAGGCAGACCTTATTCTCGATGACCCAGAACACCCCTGACATCCTTGTGAACAATGCAGGGTTCGGTGACTACGGGATCTTCGCCGATAGTCCGTGGGAGAAGCAGGACGAGATGATAAGACTCAACATCCTGGCACTTTCCCATATAACCCGTCATTTCCTCCCGGGGATGATCTCGAACGGCCGCGGAAGGATCCTCAACGTGGCTTCCGTAGCTGCTTTCGAACCAGGTCCGCTGATGTCCGTGTACTATGCGAGCAAAGCCTATGTGCTCTCCCTGTCGGAAGCGCTCACGGTGGAACTGAAAGGTACCGGCATAACCGTCACCGCATTGTGTCCCGGGCCAGTCAACACGGGATTCTCCAAGGCGGCCAATGCGGAGGATGTGAGCATCTTCAAGAAATCCTCCGGCGCCGATGCGGGAAAGGTCGCGGAATTCGCGGTCAGGAAGATGCACAAAGGGAAACCCATCGCAGTCTACGGCATTCTCTTCAAAGTCTCGCTGGTGTTCGTGAAAATCCTGCCGAGGGCGGTCGTCCGCAGACTCATCTACCGCATCCAGAAGAGCCGTCAGAACTGA